In Glandiceps talaboti chromosome 6, keGlaTala1.1, whole genome shotgun sequence, one DNA window encodes the following:
- the LOC144436403 gene encoding transmembrane protein 59-like yields MATGRVFLVTVLCTLASKYVSASDIFDQILDDVSPCVEVCENTYPLHTYPKAENLFACKRGCRMFSIMEFVEDTDNFNDTCRHCNAACKEAYSQTSTNYACNLGCQSQVPFAQKRQEVLANEPPRIHYLEPLVMVRHFYNNFMDNARSYASWSWSMYVESDDGKVYMFQSQPEFFTLNPWNDKSNFGSDKTLRDFETNLQALRDDESTIYPDKSKSAAMLGPDADYSSDWLACVSKKSGLPRWLLSATIFLSSMALLWLCCATTVTAPDQRVPKQKLSIYGDLEYLNQSKDRLPYPVYIKPAGPDDDAEPLPLKIEIDHTQSRI; encoded by the exons ATGGCGACCGGTCGGGTGTTTCTGGTTACAGTGCTCTGCACCTTGGCGTCAAAATATGTGTCTGCTTCCGACATCTTTGATCAAATACTAGACGACGTTTCACCATGTGTCGAAGTCTGCGAGAATACTTACCCACTTCATACATATCCTAAG GCAGAAAACCTATTTGCATGCAAGAGAGGATGTCGTATGTTTTCTATCATGGAGTTTGTGGAAGACACAGATAATTTCAATGATACATGTCGTCATTGTAATGCAG CCTGTAAGGAAGCATATAGCCAAACAAGCACTAACTATGCCTGTAACCTAGGATGCCAGAGTCAAGTACCATTTGCACAGAAAAGACAAGAGGTG CTTGCAAATGAACCACCAAGAATTCATTACCTAGAGCCCCTTGTAATGGTTCGTCACTTCTATAATAATTTTATGGACAATGCCAGAAGTTATGCATCCTGGTCATGGTCAATGTATGTAGAATCTGATGATGGCAAAGTGTACATGTTCCAATCACAACCTGAATTTTTCACACTGAATCCTTGGAACGACAAATCAAATTTtg GATCTGACAAGACACTGCGTGACTTTGAGACTAATTTACAAGCTTTGAGAGATGATGAATCTACCATATATCCAGACAAGAGTAAGTCAGCAGCTATGCTGGGACCTGATGCCGATTACAGCAGTGACTGGTTAGCCTGTGTGTCTAAGAAATCAGGACTACCTAGATGGTTACTCAGTGCCACTATTTTCCTCTCATCAATGGCTTTACTATGGCTATGCTGTGCTACTACTGTCACCGCACCTGATCAAAGGGTACCCAAACAG AAGCTGAGTATTTATGGAGATCttgaatatttaaatcaaaGCAAAGACAGACTACCTTATCCAGTGTACATAAAACCAGCCGGTCCAGACGACGATGCAGAACCTCTACCATTGAAGATTGAAATAGATCACACTCAATCAAGAATTTAG